Within Saccharomycodes ludwigii strain NBRC 1722 chromosome IV, whole genome shotgun sequence, the genomic segment GCAGTAATGTTCTTATAAGGCATAAAGCGTTCTCTGTCATAATACACTCTTTGAATTTGGATTTGTAAAATATCTGGCAATTCTGTAATTACTACAACCCTTTTAACTTGACCATATTCATCCATAGTTAAAAGTTCGTCATCTTGGAAATATGAATCCAAAGCGTCATATATATCTCTTGGTTTGTCACTTACATCTACCAAGAGAGATAAAAACCTTTCAAACTTCTCACTAACGGGTTTATTATccatattattagtattctCTTCAGAACCAAGTTCTGTAGAAACTGGTACCAATGTTTGTTTACTTTTACCATAAAATAGTTGCTTGATTAAATCATATTGCTCATCGTCTTGTTCCAATTTTAAAGGTTCACTGGCTGTTTctaattgaaaaagaacaTTTCCGATACACTCAGTAACATCCTGTTGTCTGCCCATCTCTAAAGCATTTTCCAATTGATCTGGACTAATTTTTGCAACAAGCGTGGTACaatcttcttcatcttcaaatTCGACAGAGACATTGCTTGGGGCAAATGCTAGATATGCCAATTCCTTTTTGGGTGTACAACACTTGTACGGTGTGTGAATCATATCATCAAACAAATTACGCAACTGATACGTAAATTGTACAGATCTTTCCATTTCTTGTCTACTGACTTCTCTGCCACCAATTCTTCTTTTGGAAATGGTAACATTGGATAACAAATCTTCTGTCGTTTTTTGGTAGTTAACAGTATAGTTTCTCAATGGGGATATGCTAAAATAATACTGTAATAACGAATTTAAATAGCAGGTGTTACCGATATTGTTTAGTCCTGCTGGCCAATTCCCCGCGGGTAATAAACTTTCATCTATATTACCGGTTTCGATGAAATGTTCAAGCAATTTGGATTTTCTTTGAATAgcaattttcaataaatctcttcttaattttataaaattggCAGGCAAAACCAAATTCTCATCTCCATTCCATTTCCGATAAAAATGGTCCAGTATCGCATTATCGGGATCCTCACTGTTGACACCAATTCTTTCTAATGCGTCATCATAGCTTATTTCATCagtattataaaaaagattaaaatcGGGACATTGagcaattaaaaaattgaaaagggGCAAACTTCTCAAATAAAAAGCTAATGAATATATCGCTCTATCACAATCCAATTGCAACCCTGGTGCATCTGACACTTTAATCAGATATGCTGTTTGAATAATATCAACATCCTTCATATTGGGTTCCAAATCTAGCGCGTAATACGCATCAATTATATTGTTATAAGGTTCATGGTTTACAAtgaatttcaaaaatgaaCTTTTCTTGAATTTGGCCAAAATATGTAGggcattttttaaatccatTAACGAAACTTGGTGCTCATTATCACCCTTATAGAAAATAGATTGCTTGATATTTTCATAAATACGTAATATAGCATCATCTGTAATTTCTTGTGGTTTAACAATCTCCTGGGGATCTATTCCAAATGTAATCAAAGCGCCATCTAAGGCCTCTTTTCCCACTAAATCTAATGAACTACAGTATACAAACAATTGTTGATTATGTTTACAATTGGCTACATAGGTCAATGCATCATAATATATCTCCATATTATCCGGGTCTAAGTTGCAACATGTctggtaattttttataatagaTTTGATATcgtagtaataatagcatGACAAATCAATAAAATGATAATCAGTGTTATACTGCAATTGACTTTTCAATTGCTCGATAAATGAATATGTGTTGGAAATGTGTTGGTGCAGTAAATGATACCAGACCACCTGAGAGCTACttaattgaaaaatctTGAAATAATGAGTATTTGAAGAAGCGgaataaaattgtttctGTGATAAATTGCCTATAACAATGATCTCAAGACATTTCCTAGTAAAGCTGTCTCTTAAGAACCTAGTATCCAAATCATCCATATAGTTGATTAACAAGGGAggtaaaaaatattcatcttcattttccCTTTCAATCGTGAAATTCAAATACTTAGTCAACAATTCAGGATCAATCTTAGTTATAACGGATTTGTTGTTACAGGGTATACACTTTCGTtcattaataatggtaCCATCATTAGTAACATTGGATACATTAGTCACAGTGGTTTCCACCAATGGGCCCTTAATAATCTTGAAAAATGTGCTTAGGCACTGAACTTGAGTAGGAACGGGCAGCAAATCAAAGGACTTAGAGGCACCATCTGGATCAGTGGTATCTTCTGTTTTGGTATATTTTTCCCCTTCTCCATGatggtaataattttttatcctgttttcaattttatccAATTGAAATGTAGATAAAACATCCTCATTAAATTCGGGTCTTAAAATTTCAATCatgatgattttatttgtcaatggtgatatatatatggcAGAATCTGCtgtcttttctttattttccatGTGGATATCCTGTTTATCGAATGGATGTAACTCATCATAACTTACTAAGTGAAAAGTGTCTACTCCGACATTATACCTCAGTtccatttgttttttgcttttaatGGTAATTTTAACATGGTAAATCTCAAGGTCAACTATATCGTCTGGAGTATTTAAATCCAACAAGTCCTCGTCTTCATATAAAACGGCCATGAAAACTGTTATTAGTGCGTCGTTTGGACAACTTTTAGAGGGATATTCATATTTGGTTTTCAAGGTCACCTGGTCCATTAAATGCAATAAGTTCGGCTCGTATTCCTTGAGTTGTAAATCGGTTCTTTCTCGAGAATATGCAATTGGTGGTTTCTGTAAAATACCGGTATCCTGGTTATTTATAAAGTATAAACtacaataaatatcatCTAATAATCTATCTGATGTTTTGAATGGAAAATTTGTCTTGCATAAATTAGGGTATAGATTTGTTTTCCCATCATCCAGTTTAATCTCAGTAATAGATGTTgtatcttttaaattttcgTCATTcgaatttttttcaatgtttTTGATGTTATCTGTAGGGCCTTGCGCCTGAGAGAACTCCTTATTAGTGGAAATATTAGCGTTCAGCTTTTCCAGATTGTCATCAGCAATATTTGATGTTGATAAAGAAGGAGAGGAAATGGAATCagaggaagaaaaagtGTTCAACTGAGAACTGTGTTGAATAGACATTGGTGTTTTAAATACactttttattacaatatGTGTAAGTGTGTTGAGAGGGGGGGAGGGGAAATTGATTGTGGCGTTTAAGTCCCTTATTGTATGAGTTGtgaaatattatattttaaaaacaatagtAGTGTAGTGGAAATATTTTAGATAAttagaaattttaattgCAAAGTTGAAATTATCTGTTacttataaataaataaaaataaaggaagCTTATTGTTGTTAGATCTAATCAGTTCAAGTAGTAAAATTTGCCtccttttatatttttgtttgtccttaattttttttttttttttttgctgttgtatattatttttgcaataaataaatgtcTTTTTTACAtgtaaaatgaaaaagaaaagaaaaataaaataaaaatatcgcACGCGCAATaagcttcttttttttttttttttattttttttttttacataaaaacattttattaattaaaggaaaagatGAATGGGACTCAGCATGAGTTAATAGTCAATAGTATCAAACTTTTGTTTATctcaaatattatatatatatttatatctcTTAATGGTGGCTGTGTAAAAATTACTTCATGTTACATTTAGCGTAAAAGTGTTTGTTGTCGGACCTTTTCAGTAGGACCTTTTCAGTAAGTCCTTTTCAGTAAGTCCTTTGGCATCggaaaacaacaaataatgaaaaacaaggctgaataaaaaagggatcttgaaaataatacatcaaaaaaaggaaaatggaaaaaggaagaaaaaaaaaaatatctctTTAAAAGCGCACATTTTATCCAAAATTTACATCTTTTTTACTTGTTCTCTTATATAACAGGCTGCCTCTACTTAAACTTATTAAGCTAATAGCACAACCATTTGTATTCATTCAGTcccaaataaatttataggTTAaacgtatatatatatatatatatatatattataagtTAACGTgaattaaagaaataaagaAGGGAAGAGgcaaataaaacaaaatcgatttaatttaatttaattttactaaaatcaaatagaaaaaaaaaaatatgggtAAAGCTGCTTCCAAACTAACAAACGATGACATTGAATCTTTGAGAAGTGAAACATATTTTGACCGTAGAGAGATTAAACAATGGCATAAGGGATTTTTAAGAGACTGTCCACAAGGGTTATTAACCAGAGAAGAATTTGTGAAAATctataaacaattttttccttttggtAGTCCAGAGGAATTTGCAAACCATGTATTCGATGTTTTTGACAAAGATAAGAATGATAGCATTGATTTTAGAGAATTTGTTACTGCCTTGAGTATAACTTCCAGGGGCAGTCTTGAAGAAAAGCTAGCTTGGGCTTTTAAACTATATGACATAAACCATGATGGGAAAATTACATACGATGAAATGTTAACTATTGTGACGAGTATATATAAGATGATCGGAAGTATGGTCAAGTtaaatgaagatgaagcTACTCCTGAGTTAAGGGTTaggaaaatatttaaaataatggataaaaatgaagacGGATTTATAACATTGGATGAGTTTAAAGAAGGTAGTAAAGTTGATCCCTCTATACTAAGTGCATTGAACTTATACGATGGGTTGGTATGACTATtataagtttttattttattttattttaattttttttctgtatttggtttcatttttacattttaactttttttggtaGATGTGTAGAGCATAATGTTAACCATCAGTGTGTTAAATTGTCTCCCTTCctatattatttgttatatatatatatatatatattgttattattatttttgttgttttttttttttttttgttttggtgTAAGACAATAATAGAAGAAATAGATTTACCAAACTGTATATTGTTAGCGTgtaagaaaagaaataaaagaaaaaagtttagCCTAAATGTGGCACATCAAACATATAAGCGTTTATCTAACGTTAAGTATATATCATACCCTTTCTGCCGTCCAAATAGCCACTCGGCATATAGTCTTGATGCCTTCAGTTAACAACATATAGGGAACAGCCTTGTGGGAATCATACTTAATAGCGGTATCTAAATGTTCTAATTCATCATCTCTGAATTCTCTAATAGTTTCAATCAATTCTTTTACTTCAACACTTTTACCACTAACTTTAGATCCATCTAACTTTTCCACCTCAAATTCTGTGTTCAGGGCTCTTAACTGATCATTATAGTGACCACCAATCACAGTTTCAACAGCCTCCGTACAAGCCATGGCTGCTTGTGGACTTATTAAGGCAGTTCCAGCACCCATAGCAAAGGCGCCAATTTTCCATAGTGGAGTAAATAAAGATGGTCTAACATTATGTTTGACTTGTAAATTGTTGAAGGTGTTATGATGATGTATTTCCTGATCCCACATGTGTTGTATAACGGGTTTTAAATGGGGGGTTTTGTTGGCTAACACCCAATATTGGCctgcatatatataatctGCACCCAATTCACCAGCCTGATCGACTCTTATAACTCTATCCAAATAAGCTCTTTGTGCACCACTCAATGGTTTGTATTGTGACGAAATAGGTACTTGATTGTCATTAGTTTCAGCAGCCGATTCGTTAAACGTAGCAGTAGTTGTTTTTAATGGGGAAAGAACAGAAAATGAACGCTTTTTCAATGCTGAAACTAGTGGTGATAGTATCGCttgattttttatcatGATTTGTGTATattctaaaatattttgtatttaataattgaatttttcagtttgtaatattttgcagcttaaaatatatttgtatgTGAGAAATAATCTCTATTATAACAACGAATAAAGCAAA encodes:
- the UBP2 gene encoding ubiquitin-specific protease UBP2 (similar to Saccharomyces cerevisiae YOR124C | UBP2 | UBiquitin-specific Protease) codes for the protein MSIQHSSQLNTFSSSDSISSPSLSTSNIADDNLEKLNANISTNKEFSQAQGPTDNIKNIEKNSNDENLKDTTSITEIKLDDGKTNLYPNLCKTNFPFKTSDRLLDDIYCSLYFINNQDTGILQKPPIAYSRERTDLQLKEYEPNLLHLMDQVTLKTKYEYPSKSCPNDALITVFMAVLYEDEDLLDLNTPDDIVDLEIYHVKITIKSKKQMELRYNVGVDTFHLVSYDELHPFDKQDIHMENKEKTADSAIYISPLTNKIIMIEILRPEFNEDVLSTFQLDKIENRIKNYYHHGEGEKYTKTEDTTDPDGASKSFDLLPVPTQVQCLSTFFKIIKGPLVETTVTNVSNVTNDGTIINERKCIPCNNKSVITKIDPELLTKYLNFTIERENEDEYFLPPLLINYMDDLDTRFLRDSFTRKCLEIIVIGNLSQKQFYSASSNTHYFKIFQLSSSQVVWYHLLHQHISNTYSFIEQLKSQLQYNTDYHFIDLSCYYYYDIKSIIKNYQTCCNLDPDNMEIYYDALTYVANCKHNQQLFVYCSSLDLVGKEALDGALITFGIDPQEIVKPQEITDDAILRIYENIKQSIFYKGDNEHQVSLMDLKNALHILAKFKKSSFLKFIVNHEPYNNIIDAYYALDLEPNMKDVDIIQTAYLIKVSDAPGLQLDCDRAIYSLAFYLRSLPLFNFLIAQCPDFNLFYNTDEISYDDALERIGVNSEDPDNAILDHFYRKWNGDENLVLPANFIKLRRDLLKIAIQRKSKLLEHFIETGNIDESLLPAGNWPAGLNNIGNTCYLNSLLQYYFSISPLRNYTVNYQKTTEDLLSNVTISKRRIGGREVSRQEMERSVQFTYQLRNLFDDMIHTPYKCCTPKKELAYLAFAPSNVSVEFEDEEDCTTLVAKISPDQLENALEMGRQQDVTECIGNVLFQLETASEPLKLEQDDEQYDLIKQLFYGKSKQTLVPVSTELGSEENTNNMDNKPVSEKFERFLSLLVDVSDKPRDIYDALDSYFQDDELLTMDEYGQVKRVVVITELPDILQIQIQRVYYDRERFMPYKNITAVPFKDKIYMDRYMEHKQDGEGDKDTFNNLKLQYGQLKQKLKRLQETKLKLCDTNEVGLTVKDALLETSKFLKSDLLVEELEMNEDNLEHTITTLNEMAKTMDLQSKNIVNEIEALEMTLDTFFDDSNINGMDNFRKHGYSLFAVFIHRGEASYGHYWVYIKEKKSSDTRAIWRKYNDENVTEVDESEVFNFTQGNTATPYFLVYVKEDLELEIEPLKRIINLQE
- the FRQ1 gene encoding frequenin (similar to Saccharomyces cerevisiae YDR373W | FRQ1 | FReQuenin homolog) codes for the protein MGKAASKLTNDDIESLRSETYFDRREIKQWHKGFLRDCPQGLLTREEFVKIYKQFFPFGSPEEFANHVFDVFDKDKNDSIDFREFVTALSITSRGSLEEKLAWAFKLYDINHDGKITYDEMLTIVTSIYKMIGSMVKLNEDEATPELRVRKIFKIMDKNEDGFITLDEFKEGSKVDPSILSALNLYDGLV
- the CAT5 gene encoding putative monooxygenase CAT5 (similar to Saccharomyces cerevisiae YOR125C | CAT5 | CATabolite repression), with translation MIKNQAILSPLVSALKKRSFSVLSPLKTTTATFNESAAETNDNQVPISSQYKPLSGAQRAYLDRVIRVDQAGELGADYIYAGQYWVLANKTPHLKPVIQHMWDQEIHHHNTFNNLQVKHNVRPSLFTPLWKIGAFAMGAGTALISPQAAMACTEAVETVIGGHYNDQLRALNTEFEVEKLDGSKVSGKSVEVKELIETIREFRDDELEHLDTAIKYDSHKAVPYMLLTEGIKTICRVAIWTAERV